The Thiovibrio frasassiensis region TGGTGTCGAGGACCGGCTGCAATTTGGCGCCGCACACCTCTTTGTAAAACTTGTCGGTAAACCCCTTGAGGTCGATATTGTTGGCGTCGAGATACGGGGCCAGTTCCCTGGTTGCTTCGGGCCCAGTGTAGCCGTTGCTGACAAAGATGTTCTTCAATCCTGCCGCCCGTGCCAGTTTCGCGGTATCGAGGGCGAATTCGTAGAAGATGGTGGGTTCCACATAGGTGTAGCTGATGGACTGGCAGCCGCTTCGCAGCGCACCTTCTACCACTTCCTCCGGGGTGCGCAGGGTGCCGGGGATCTCTCCTCCGTGGCGCTGGGGATACTGGGAGATGTCGTAATTCTGGCAATGTTTACAGTGGAAATTGCAGCCCACCGTGGCAATGGAATAGGAAAGCGAGCCGGGCAAGAGGTGAAAGATGGGTTTTTTTTCGATGGGGTCGATGTTCTCGCTGATCAGGCGGCCGTAATTGAGGCTGTAGAGAATCCCCCCCCGGTTTTCCCGGACCTTGCAGATTCCCCGCTTGCCATCGCCGATCAGGCAATGGTGGTTGCAGAGCAGGCAGCGGACATGGTCGGGGGAATCGGCGGGATGGGTGTAAAAGAGCGCTTCGTGCATGATCACCCCCTAAGGCAATTGGCCTCGTGTCTATTACATTATATAGTATGAAAAATGGCTCTACCTGTATTAATTCACAAACAATGGGGGTGGGTCAATAAGAAAATATCTAATTTATTTCAATGGATTACTGTGCTTTTTAGCGTCTAGCGAATAAAAAGTAAAAAATAGGGTTGACGTGGTGGGCCGGATCGACTAATTTGCCGCTCTCCGCAACGATGG contains the following coding sequences:
- the amrS gene encoding AmmeMemoRadiSam system radical SAM enzyme, encoding MHEALFYTHPADSPDHVRCLLCNHHCLIGDGKRGICKVRENRGGILYSLNYGRLISENIDPIEKKPIFHLLPGSLSYSIATVGCNFHCKHCQNYDISQYPQRHGGEIPGTLRTPEEVVEGALRSGCQSISYTYVEPTIFYEFALDTAKLARAAGLKNIFVSNGYTGPEATRELAPYLDANNIDLKGFTDKFYKEVCGAKLQPVLDTIRLMKELGVWVEVTTLVIPGWNDADDELRDIARFIQGISADIPWHVTRFWPTYMMTDRSPTPHHTLVRAREIGLAEGLHYVYVGNIPGDTGENTLCPKCGKLIIERAGFSVQQQHMTNGNCNYCQAAIAGIF